The nucleotide sequence TCATCTTGCCTCTCTGCCAAGCATCTTCTCAACAAGTTTGAGCAGTACATCGTCAACCACAAGATCTGCTCGGCTGGTTTTGGCATCTATTCGTGGCCGTTTCATCAATTGCTGATAGGCATCTGCAATCCAAAGCGTCGCTGTCTCCGGTGGAACAATACCGGTATCAATGACCAAATCAAAGAGAGAAACATCGCGTTGATTATACTGCAAGTCGGACTGGACAAAGGATGTCCTCACCAGTTCCTGGTCAATGAGTGCTTTCCTTGCCTGCTCTTCAGTCCCACCCCGCTCTTTCTGTTTCCTCTGAACCCTCACCTCAAGCGGAGCCTTGATCCGTACATTCAGGACATCGGTATAGCCTTGCAGGAGACCAAACCCTCCTCGCCCAAGCATGACAACATCGCCGACTTTGGCAAATGCACGCATGACTGCAAGGAGAAAATCCACAGTTCGATAGCGGTGCTGGTCGAACCGTTCCCAGAATGTGGGCAGACTGTCATAAACTTCGTCAAACCCACTGAAGCCATACTCATGCATGACTTTCTCAATATCTTGCTTATCCACGAAGGAAAGCCCCAGTTGCTCGGCCACTTGCTTGGCAATAAAGGTTCCTTCACTGCCAATCTGTCGGGAAATAGTTATGACTCCCATAAGCACCTCCTCTGGTAATTTCATGGTAAGTCAGTACCTTTGTGCTGTCAAGGAATGGCCCTTAAAGCTGGTTATAAGAGAGAGCAAGTACCTGCTCTATAAAGAGTTTAGCGAGCAACGGATCAAACTGGGTTCCAGCGCATTTTTTAATCTCCTTGGCCGCTTCACCGGCGGAGACTGCCTTGCGATAAGTTCTCTCACTGGTCATCGCATCAAAGGCATCAGTAATCGCAATCATCCTGGATTGCAAGGGAATTGACTCTCCACGTATGGCCTTGGGATATCCAGTCCCATCAAAATGCTCATGATGGGCAAGAACATAGGGCGCAAAAGCCTGCATATCCTCTACTGAGCTGAGTATACGGAAGCCGATCTCGGCATGTCGTTTCATCTCCTCCCATTCCAGAGGAGACAATTTACCATCCTTGTTGAGGATGTTTTCAGCAATAGCAATTTTGCCGATATCATGCAAAAGACCTACAAGGCGGAGCTCGTTACACAATCGCTCACTGAGACCATAGGCTCTTCCCAGTTGCTCACTGAGTTCGCTTACTCGCCTTGAATGAGCCTCTTCCCGTTTATTTTTCTCATGAAGGGTGTTGATGATGGCATAGACCGCTTTCCCCTGCATCTGGTGACTATCGAGCAATTTCTGGGTGGCAAGGTGTTTCTCAGCCAACTTCACTGCCTCATTCAAGTCAAACGAGGCATCCTCCACGACATAGAGC is from uncultured Sphaerochaeta sp. and encodes:
- a CDS encoding cytidylate kinase-like family protein — translated: MGVITISRQIGSEGTFIAKQVAEQLGLSFVDKQDIEKVMHEYGFSGFDEVYDSLPTFWERFDQHRYRTVDFLLAVMRAFAKVGDVVMLGRGGFGLLQGYTDVLNVRIKAPLEVRVQRKQKERGGTEEQARKALIDQELVRTSFVQSDLQYNQRDVSLFDLVIDTGIVPPETATLWIADAYQQLMKRPRIDAKTSRADLVVDDVLLKLVEKMLGREAR